In the genome of Streptomyces racemochromogenes, one region contains:
- a CDS encoding MaoC/PaaZ C-terminal domain-containing protein yields the protein MPIDAARALAAEPRQGNIGWDHKDVQLYHLGLGAGASLNGQSLATDPDELRYTLESKLHVLPSFATVAGAGMAMLGGLAAPGIEVNLANVLHGGQSIELHRPIPVKGNATSSAKVAALYDKGKAAVIVLRTEVADADGPLWTSDAQIFVRGEGGFGGERGPSAKEELPGRAPDRTEERAIREEQALLYRLSGDWNPLHADPEFAKLAGFDKPILHGLCSYGMTLKAVVDTVLDGDVSRVRAYRTRFAGIVFPGETLRIRMWREEGRVLVSVTAAERDDAPVLADTVVEHS from the coding sequence ATGCCGATCGATGCCGCGAGGGCCCTGGCCGCCGAACCCCGACAGGGGAACATCGGCTGGGACCACAAGGACGTCCAGCTCTACCACCTCGGCCTCGGAGCGGGCGCGTCGCTGAACGGCCAGAGCCTCGCCACGGACCCCGACGAGCTCCGCTACACCCTGGAGTCCAAGCTGCACGTCCTGCCCAGCTTCGCGACCGTCGCCGGAGCCGGAATGGCCATGCTCGGCGGCCTCGCCGCCCCCGGCATCGAGGTCAACCTCGCCAACGTCCTGCACGGCGGCCAGTCCATCGAGCTGCACCGGCCCATCCCCGTCAAGGGGAACGCCACCTCCTCCGCCAAGGTCGCCGCCCTCTACGACAAGGGCAAGGCGGCGGTGATCGTGCTGCGCACCGAGGTCGCGGACGCCGACGGGCCGCTGTGGACCAGCGACGCGCAGATCTTCGTACGCGGTGAAGGCGGGTTCGGCGGCGAGCGCGGCCCCTCCGCCAAGGAGGAACTGCCCGGCCGCGCCCCCGACCGCACCGAGGAACGGGCCATCCGCGAGGAGCAGGCGCTGCTCTACCGCCTCTCCGGGGACTGGAACCCCCTCCACGCGGACCCGGAGTTCGCCAAACTGGCCGGCTTCGACAAGCCGATCCTGCACGGCCTGTGCTCGTACGGGATGACCCTCAAGGCCGTCGTCGACACCGTCCTGGACGGGGACGTCTCCCGGGTCCGCGCCTACCGCACGCGCTTCGCCGGGATCGTCTTCCCGGGAGAGACGCTGCGCATCCGGATGTGGCGCGAGGAGGGCCGCGTCCTGGTCTCGGTGACCGCCGCCGAACGGGACGACGCGCCGGTCCTCGCCGACACCGTCGTCGAACACTCGTAG
- a CDS encoding DNA-binding response regulator: MPVTHRPARSLRVLLEPPDPALALLLGLQPDIEVVDSPVARPEVALVEEVAAVTALLAEDPECRVLVTARSARPGLPEAALAAGAAGLVLRDGPVEDLADCLRRASMGETVIDPALGGT, translated from the coding sequence ATGCCCGTGACGCACCGGCCCGCACGCTCGCTGCGCGTCCTGCTGGAGCCCCCGGACCCGGCCCTCGCGCTGCTGCTCGGCCTCCAGCCGGACATCGAGGTGGTCGACTCCCCCGTGGCCCGGCCCGAGGTGGCGCTGGTGGAGGAGGTCGCCGCGGTGACCGCCCTGCTGGCCGAGGACCCCGAATGCCGGGTCCTGGTCACCGCCCGCTCGGCTCGCCCCGGCCTTCCGGAGGCGGCCCTGGCGGCGGGCGCGGCGGGACTGGTCCTGCGGGACGGCCCCGTCGAGGACCTCGCGGACTGCCTGCGCCGGGCCTCCATGGGCGAGACGGTGATCGACCCCGCGCTCGGGGGTACGTAG
- a CDS encoding serine/threonine-protein kinase, whose product MRSTAPGGRVHPAHPGDPKRIGPYRIIGRLGTGGMGTVHAALDPRGTRVAVKSVHLAQAQDPEFRARFRREVALSARVQGPCLVPVLAADTEAERPWLAAEYVPGPTLDRHLAAHGPLTGGSLYAFAAGTAQALSAIHRAGVVHRDVKPQNVILSPAGPRMLDFGIAHAADGTSVTRTGVMTGTPGWISPEHYRSGTTGPAGDLFAWGALVAHAATGRLPFGTGAPDVVAFRVMSGDPDLDGLPAALREVVEAALAKDPAARPTAERAAGRCSALLAAEATQLLAAGAAPAAPTLAGDPIAAQWHLPAVDDPAWPSPPAPGRGRLLLAVTVGAAVLGGAVGGLLALPAASRDDARAGGAPAVATPGNASRTTGTPAAPVPSADPKGATADGGPTLATWRQARAALTPAEHDAHPSIGTGAWLGTGDGPGQDFALTFHQPRGEVYVTSSGPALDAPSLREVARTVCLGLRHLRSAYPDLPYGTFVIVDTGRAAGPGIVWSDDFRTNTTCSASLTDRAADRPTGPSGPGGQAADWYPAAGGLAVAKIPSSDADEIRVADRTATSIIGEWNAGGASGGRLGHENLAVGFDPADRVMYVWAVKPLWDRTTREEWALKAARRACADLTSESARSAGWPYARYAVFAEDGSGGGEFLRWGTAGSCGD is encoded by the coding sequence TTGAGAAGCACCGCCCCCGGCGGGCGGGTTCACCCCGCCCACCCCGGCGACCCGAAGAGGATCGGCCCCTACCGGATCATCGGGCGCCTCGGCACCGGCGGCATGGGCACCGTCCACGCCGCCCTCGACCCCCGGGGAACGCGGGTCGCGGTCAAGTCCGTTCACCTGGCCCAGGCCCAGGACCCGGAGTTCCGGGCCCGGTTCCGCCGCGAGGTCGCGCTGTCCGCCCGCGTCCAGGGCCCCTGCCTGGTGCCCGTGCTGGCCGCCGACACCGAGGCCGAACGCCCCTGGCTGGCAGCGGAGTACGTGCCCGGCCCCACCCTGGACCGGCACCTCGCCGCCCACGGCCCGCTCACCGGCGGCAGCCTGTACGCCTTCGCCGCCGGGACCGCCCAGGCCCTCTCCGCGATCCACCGCGCCGGCGTGGTCCACCGGGACGTGAAACCGCAGAACGTCATCCTGAGCCCGGCCGGCCCCCGGATGCTGGACTTCGGCATCGCCCACGCCGCCGACGGCACCTCCGTGACCCGGACCGGCGTCATGACCGGCACGCCGGGCTGGATCAGCCCCGAGCACTACCGCTCCGGCACGACCGGCCCCGCCGGGGACCTCTTCGCCTGGGGCGCCCTCGTCGCCCACGCCGCCACCGGCCGCCTCCCCTTCGGCACCGGCGCCCCCGATGTGGTCGCGTTCCGCGTGATGTCCGGGGACCCCGACCTCGACGGACTGCCCGCCGCCCTCCGCGAAGTGGTGGAGGCGGCCCTCGCCAAGGACCCCGCGGCCCGGCCGACCGCCGAGCGGGCCGCCGGCCGCTGCTCGGCCCTGCTCGCCGCGGAGGCCACCCAGCTCCTCGCGGCCGGCGCCGCGCCCGCGGCACCCACCCTGGCCGGCGACCCGATCGCCGCCCAGTGGCACCTGCCCGCCGTCGACGACCCCGCCTGGCCCTCCCCGCCGGCCCCCGGCCGGGGGCGCCTGCTGCTCGCCGTCACCGTGGGCGCGGCCGTCCTCGGCGGGGCCGTCGGCGGGCTCCTCGCCCTGCCCGCCGCGTCCCGCGACGACGCCCGGGCCGGCGGGGCCCCGGCCGTCGCCACCCCGGGGAACGCGTCCCGCACCACCGGCACCCCGGCCGCCCCCGTCCCGTCCGCCGACCCCAAGGGCGCCACCGCCGACGGCGGGCCCACCCTCGCGACCTGGCGGCAGGCCCGCGCGGCGCTGACGCCCGCCGAGCACGACGCCCACCCGTCCATCGGAACCGGAGCCTGGCTCGGCACCGGCGACGGTCCGGGCCAGGACTTCGCCCTGACCTTCCACCAGCCCCGGGGCGAGGTCTACGTCACCTCCTCCGGCCCGGCGCTCGACGCGCCTTCGCTCCGCGAGGTCGCCCGGACGGTGTGCCTGGGCCTGCGCCACCTGCGCAGCGCCTACCCGGACCTCCCGTACGGCACCTTCGTGATCGTCGACACCGGGCGCGCGGCGGGTCCCGGCATCGTCTGGTCGGACGACTTCCGTACGAACACCACCTGCTCGGCCTCCCTCACCGACCGGGCCGCCGACCGACCGACCGGCCCGAGCGGACCGGGCGGACAGGCAGCCGACTGGTACCCGGCCGCGGGCGGACTGGCCGTCGCGAAGATCCCGTCCAGCGACGCGGACGAGATCCGCGTCGCCGACCGGACCGCGACGTCGATCATCGGCGAGTGGAACGCCGGCGGCGCCTCCGGCGGCCGGCTCGGCCACGAGAACCTGGCCGTCGGCTTCGACCCGGCCGACCGGGTCATGTACGTCTGGGCGGTCAAGCCCCTGTGGGACCGGACCACCCGCGAGGAGTGGGCCCTCAAGGCCGCCCGGCGGGCCTGCGCGGACCTCACCTCCGAGTCCGCGAGGTCGGCCGGCTGGCCCTACGCCCGGTACGCGGTCTTCGCCGAAGACGGCTCCGGCGGCGGCGAGTTCCTGCGCTGGGGCACCGCCGGCAGCTGCGGGGACTGA
- a CDS encoding HAD-IA family hydrolase, whose product MTITERPAADRPFDALLCDLDNVIRFYDCGELAALERLAGLHEGTTAKLAFSPELDRPLLLGRITREQWADSIAERLREDYAEARSWELAEAMTRSPFAADEAVVSVLRGARAAGLCLVLVTNAALDLDEDLAAMGLTDLADHVVSSAREGVAKPDPEIYAIAAARAGAAPERCLFVDDRPENVEAAVAFGMTGVHYRGPDDLRAALAFLD is encoded by the coding sequence GTGACGATCACCGAACGCCCCGCCGCCGACCGTCCCTTCGACGCGCTCCTGTGCGACCTCGACAACGTCATCCGCTTCTACGACTGCGGCGAACTGGCCGCGCTGGAACGCCTGGCCGGCCTGCACGAGGGCACCACGGCGAAGCTGGCGTTCTCCCCCGAGCTGGACCGGCCGCTGCTGCTCGGCCGGATCACCCGGGAGCAGTGGGCGGACTCCATAGCCGAGCGGCTCCGCGAGGACTACGCCGAAGCCCGCTCGTGGGAGCTGGCCGAGGCGATGACCCGGTCCCCGTTCGCGGCCGACGAGGCGGTGGTGTCCGTACTGCGCGGGGCGCGGGCGGCCGGGCTCTGCCTGGTGCTGGTGACGAACGCCGCCCTGGACCTCGACGAGGACCTGGCGGCGATGGGGCTCACCGACCTCGCGGACCACGTGGTCAGCAGCGCACGGGAGGGCGTGGCCAAGCCGGACCCGGAGATCTACGCGATCGCCGCCGCGCGGGCGGGCGCCGCCCCGGAGCGGTGCCTGTTCGTGGACGACCGGCCGGAGAACGTGGAGGCGGCCGTCGCCTTCGGGATGACCGGTGTGCACTACCGCGGGCCGGACGACCTGCGCGCGGCGCTCGCCTTCCTGGACTGA
- a CDS encoding MerR family transcriptional regulator, protein MRIGEIAALVGVTTRAVRHYHHVGLLPEPERRPNGYRAYTVRDAVLLARVRRLTELGLGLDEVRDVLAGDAGREPADVLRELDADLARQEAELAGRRRRLAVLLAAGPGDAEPVSPALAALLAKAPATDSPAAAKDREHLTLLDATGAAGEELYSVLGPLAADPDVLALYERLDELAGAAVDDPRIGPLAEAMVAAVPEEAFAAIPSGGPVVPGFGEALLAEYAPAQAEVVRRVMAAFVGRGRA, encoded by the coding sequence ATGCGGATCGGAGAGATCGCCGCGCTGGTCGGGGTCACCACCCGGGCGGTCCGGCACTACCACCATGTCGGGCTGCTCCCGGAGCCGGAGCGGCGACCCAACGGGTACCGGGCCTACACCGTGCGCGACGCCGTGCTGCTGGCCCGGGTGCGCCGGCTCACCGAGCTCGGGCTCGGCCTCGACGAGGTGCGGGACGTCCTCGCCGGCGACGCCGGTCGCGAGCCGGCCGACGTACTGCGGGAACTGGACGCCGACCTCGCGCGGCAGGAGGCCGAGCTGGCCGGGCGCCGCCGCCGGCTGGCCGTGCTGCTCGCCGCCGGCCCCGGCGACGCCGAGCCGGTCTCACCGGCGCTCGCCGCCCTGCTGGCGAAGGCCCCGGCGACGGACTCGCCGGCCGCCGCGAAGGACCGCGAGCACCTCACCCTGCTCGACGCCACCGGCGCCGCCGGGGAGGAGCTGTACTCCGTCCTCGGGCCGCTCGCCGCCGACCCCGACGTCCTCGCGCTGTACGAGCGGCTCGACGAGCTGGCCGGCGCCGCCGTCGACGACCCCCGGATCGGGCCGCTCGCCGAGGCGATGGTCGCCGCCGTACCGGAGGAGGCCTTCGCCGCGATCCCGTCCGGCGGGCCCGTCGTCCCCGGCTTCGGTGAGGCGCTGCTCGCCGAGTACGCCCCCGCGCAGGCGGAGGTCGTACGCCGGGTGATGGCGGCCTTCGTCGGCCGGGGGCGGGCGTGA
- a CDS encoding 3-oxoacyl-ACP reductase, which produces MSLPLEGLSAIVTGAGRGLGRAEALELARLGASVVVNDFGQSGRDGSGEASAAPAEEVAEEIRAAGGRAVAHLGDVADFEQARELVGLAVSSFGKLDVLVNNAGILRDRMVFSMTEDEWDSVIRVHLKGHFNTTRFAAAHWRERSKAAGGPVYGRIVNTSSEAFLGGSAGQPNYAAAKGGIVGLTTSTALALAKYGVTANAICPRARTRMTEDVFAGFQVPEDGELDALAPEHVSPLVGYLASPASAKANGQLFVVHGGIVVVMERPRVAAKFDTAKEVFSYEELDALLTPHYDSRPANETFAAAEVLGLKHG; this is translated from the coding sequence ATGTCACTCCCACTTGAGGGGCTCTCCGCCATCGTCACCGGCGCGGGCCGCGGCCTCGGCCGGGCCGAGGCCCTCGAACTCGCCCGGCTCGGCGCGAGCGTCGTCGTCAACGACTTCGGGCAGAGCGGCCGTGACGGCTCGGGCGAGGCCTCGGCCGCGCCGGCGGAGGAGGTGGCCGAGGAGATCCGCGCGGCGGGCGGCCGGGCGGTGGCCCACCTGGGCGACGTGGCCGACTTCGAGCAGGCCCGGGAGCTGGTCGGCCTCGCCGTCTCCTCCTTCGGCAAGCTCGACGTCCTCGTCAACAACGCCGGCATCCTGCGCGACCGGATGGTCTTCTCCATGACGGAGGACGAGTGGGACTCGGTGATCCGGGTCCACCTCAAGGGCCACTTCAACACCACCCGCTTCGCCGCCGCGCACTGGCGGGAACGCTCCAAGGCGGCCGGCGGGCCGGTGTACGGGCGGATCGTCAACACCTCCTCGGAGGCCTTCCTCGGTGGCTCGGCCGGCCAGCCCAACTACGCGGCCGCCAAGGGCGGCATCGTCGGCCTGACCACCTCGACCGCCCTGGCCCTGGCCAAGTACGGGGTGACGGCCAACGCGATCTGCCCGCGCGCCCGCACCCGGATGACCGAGGACGTCTTCGCCGGCTTCCAGGTCCCCGAGGACGGCGAGCTCGACGCCCTCGCCCCCGAGCACGTCTCCCCGCTGGTCGGCTACCTGGCCTCGCCCGCCTCCGCCAAGGCCAACGGACAGCTCTTCGTCGTGCACGGCGGGATCGTCGTCGTGATGGAACGCCCGCGGGTGGCCGCGAAGTTCGACACGGCCAAGGAGGTCTTCTCCTACGAGGAGCTCGACGCCCTCCTCACCCCGCACTACGACTCCCGCCCGGCGAACGAGACCTTCGCGGCGGCCGAGGTCCTGGGCCTCAAGCACGGCTGA
- a CDS encoding Zn-dependent alcohol dehydrogenase, translated as MRAALQSEIGQDKLEVVDDMEAVGFGPGKVRIRVKATGLCHSDLSAMSGVLPQPAPFIPGHEGSGVITDVGDGVTSHRIGDRVLVCWLPPCGHCPACKRGQGHLCLEAFGNVATPNFRRAASDVFGFAGTGTFAEELVVPAACAVPIPDDLPFDIAALIGCGVTTGLGAAINTARVEAGSSVAVIGCGGVGISVIQGAKVQGAAQIIAVDPVASRREAALRFGATEAVSPQELADAKNRITAGEGFDYVFEVVGKSATAQKAYETTRRGGSVVVVGAGALDDDFQVNMFSLFFDEKKILPSMYGGGDVLRSYERTIALWRAGRIDLENLITHRVNLAEINDALDQMRTGVALRTCIEL; from the coding sequence GTGCGCGCAGCACTGCAGAGCGAGATAGGCCAGGACAAGCTGGAGGTCGTCGACGACATGGAGGCCGTGGGCTTCGGCCCCGGCAAGGTCAGGATCCGCGTCAAGGCCACCGGCCTGTGCCACTCCGACCTCTCCGCGATGAGCGGCGTACTGCCGCAGCCGGCCCCCTTCATACCCGGCCACGAGGGCTCCGGCGTGATCACGGACGTCGGCGACGGGGTCACCTCCCACCGGATCGGCGACCGCGTCCTCGTCTGCTGGCTGCCGCCCTGCGGCCACTGTCCCGCCTGCAAGCGCGGCCAGGGCCACCTGTGCCTGGAGGCCTTCGGGAACGTCGCCACCCCCAACTTCAGGCGCGCCGCCAGTGACGTCTTCGGCTTCGCCGGCACCGGCACCTTCGCCGAGGAGCTGGTCGTCCCGGCCGCCTGCGCGGTCCCCATCCCCGACGACCTGCCCTTCGACATCGCCGCCCTCATCGGCTGCGGCGTCACCACCGGACTCGGCGCGGCCATCAACACCGCCAGGGTGGAGGCCGGCTCCTCGGTCGCCGTCATCGGCTGCGGCGGCGTCGGCATCTCCGTCATCCAGGGCGCCAAGGTCCAGGGCGCGGCACAGATCATCGCCGTCGACCCGGTCGCCTCGCGGCGCGAGGCCGCCCTGCGGTTCGGGGCCACCGAGGCCGTCTCCCCGCAGGAGCTCGCCGACGCCAAGAACCGGATCACCGCCGGCGAGGGCTTCGACTACGTCTTCGAGGTCGTCGGCAAGTCCGCGACCGCGCAGAAGGCGTACGAGACGACCCGCCGCGGCGGCTCCGTCGTCGTGGTCGGCGCGGGCGCCCTCGACGACGACTTCCAGGTCAACATGTTCTCCCTGTTCTTCGACGAGAAGAAGATCCTGCCCTCCATGTACGGCGGCGGCGACGTCCTGCGCTCCTACGAGCGCACCATCGCGCTGTGGCGGGCCGGACGGATCGACCTGGAGAACCTGATCACCCACCGGGTGAACCTGGCCGAGATCAACGACGCCCTGGACCAGATGCGCACCGGCGTGGCCCTGCGCACCTGCATCGAACTCTGA
- a CDS encoding bifunctional RNase H/acid phosphatase yields MPRFVVEADGGSRGNPGPAGYGAVVLDPATGETLAERAEFIGVATNNVAEYKGLIAGLRAAAELAPDAEVRVRMDSKLVVEQMSGRWKIKHPDMKPLAAEAAKILPRAQVTYEWIPRERNKHADRLANEAMDAGKRGRQWEPSASTADLAPAPAGPPGDAAKGAAAVRAALASGGGTRTRAAEVGTGSHGAAGAEAAVGAGTGTRAAGADVRAARSAAASGADTLFADAPAEVPAAPARVPAPAGAPAAGAAAAPAATGTGWGGPDMGTPATFVLLRHGETALTPQKRFSGSGGTDPELSPAGRRQAAAVAEALAARGTVQAVVSSPLRRCRETAQAVADRLGLPVAVEEGLRETDFGAWEGLTFAEVRERFPDDLQAWLDSPRAAPTGGGESFTAVTRRVSAARDRLLAAHAGGTVLLVTHVTPVKTLVRLALGAPPESLFRMELSAASLSAVAYYADGNASVRLLNDTSHLR; encoded by the coding sequence ATGCCGCGTTTCGTCGTGGAGGCGGACGGCGGCTCCCGGGGCAACCCGGGCCCCGCCGGCTACGGGGCGGTCGTCCTCGACCCGGCCACCGGTGAGACGCTGGCCGAGCGCGCCGAGTTCATCGGCGTCGCGACGAACAACGTCGCCGAGTACAAGGGCCTGATCGCGGGCCTGCGGGCGGCGGCCGAGCTGGCGCCGGACGCGGAGGTCCGGGTCCGGATGGACTCGAAGCTCGTCGTGGAGCAGATGTCGGGCCGCTGGAAGATCAAGCACCCCGACATGAAGCCGCTCGCGGCCGAGGCGGCGAAGATCCTCCCGCGCGCGCAGGTCACGTACGAGTGGATCCCGCGCGAGCGGAACAAGCACGCGGACCGGCTCGCGAACGAGGCCATGGACGCGGGCAAGCGCGGCAGGCAGTGGGAGCCGTCCGCCTCGACGGCCGACCTCGCCCCCGCCCCGGCCGGGCCCCCCGGCGACGCGGCGAAGGGCGCGGCCGCGGTGCGCGCCGCCCTGGCCTCCGGCGGTGGTACGCGCACCCGTGCGGCCGAGGTCGGCACCGGCTCCCACGGTGCCGCCGGGGCCGAAGCGGCCGTAGGCGCCGGTACGGGCACCCGTGCGGCCGGCGCCGACGTGCGGGCCGCCCGCAGCGCTGCCGCGTCCGGGGCGGACACCCTGTTCGCGGACGCGCCGGCCGAGGTACCGGCCGCCCCCGCCCGTGTCCCGGCCCCCGCCGGTGCCCCCGCGGCCGGAGCCGCGGCGGCTCCCGCCGCCACCGGGACCGGATGGGGCGGCCCCGACATGGGGACCCCCGCCACCTTCGTGCTGCTGCGTCACGGCGAGACCGCCCTGACCCCGCAGAAGCGCTTCTCCGGCAGCGGCGGCACGGACCCGGAGCTGTCCCCGGCCGGCCGCCGCCAGGCCGCGGCCGTCGCCGAGGCGCTGGCCGCGCGGGGCACCGTACAGGCCGTCGTCAGCTCCCCGCTGCGCCGCTGCCGGGAGACCGCGCAGGCCGTGGCGGACCGGCTCGGGCTGCCCGTCGCGGTCGAAGAGGGGCTGCGCGAGACGGACTTCGGGGCCTGGGAGGGGCTGACCTTCGCCGAGGTGCGGGAGCGCTTCCCGGACGACCTCCAGGCGTGGCTGGACTCCCCGCGTGCCGCCCCGACGGGCGGCGGCGAGAGCTTCACGGCCGTCACCCGGCGGGTGTCGGCGGCGCGTGACCGGCTGCTGGCCGCGCACGCGGGCGGCACGGTGCTGCTGGTCACGCACGTGACGCCGGTCAAGACGCTGGTCCGCCTCGCGCTGGGCGCCCCGCCGGAGTCCCTGTTCCGGATGGAGCTGTCGGCGGCGTCCCTGTCGGCGGTGGCCTACTACGCCGACGGCAACGCCTCGGTCCGGCTCCTGAACGACACCTCGCACCTGCGCTGA
- a CDS encoding zinc ribbon domain-containing protein, whose amino-acid sequence MNAEPADQIRLLDVQALDVRLSQLAHKRKSLPEHAEVDSLTKDLSQQRDLLVAAQTQASDAAREQTKAEQDVDQVRQRAARDQQRLDSGAGISARDLANLQSEVASLAKRQADLEDVVLEVMERLEGAQERVTEITGRVSALEAKLADATARRDAATGELDAEAAKVAKDREVIVASMPSDLMALYEKIRVKQGGVGAARLYQRRCEGCRLELDMAEINEIKAAARDQVVRHENCGRILVRAADSGI is encoded by the coding sequence CTGAACGCCGAGCCCGCCGACCAGATCCGACTTCTCGACGTCCAGGCCCTGGACGTCCGGCTGTCTCAGCTCGCCCACAAGCGCAAGTCGCTGCCCGAGCACGCCGAGGTCGACTCGCTGACCAAGGACCTCAGCCAGCAGCGCGACCTCCTCGTCGCCGCCCAGACGCAGGCCAGCGACGCCGCCCGCGAGCAGACCAAGGCGGAGCAGGACGTCGACCAGGTGCGCCAGCGCGCGGCCCGGGACCAGCAGCGGCTCGACTCCGGCGCGGGCATCTCGGCCCGGGACCTGGCGAACCTGCAGAGCGAGGTCGCCTCGCTCGCCAAGCGCCAGGCCGACCTGGAGGACGTCGTCCTTGAGGTCATGGAGCGGCTGGAGGGCGCCCAGGAGCGCGTCACCGAGATCACCGGGCGCGTCTCCGCCCTGGAGGCCAAGCTGGCGGACGCCACCGCGCGCCGCGACGCCGCCACCGGCGAGCTCGACGCCGAGGCCGCGAAGGTCGCCAAGGACCGCGAGGTGATCGTGGCCTCCATGCCGTCCGACCTGATGGCGCTGTACGAGAAGATCCGCGTCAAGCAGGGCGGGGTCGGCGCCGCGCGCCTGTACCAGCGCCGCTGCGAGGGCTGCCGGCTGGAGCTCGACATGGCCGAGATCAACGAGATCAAGGCCGCGGCCCGCGACCAGGTCGTCCGCCACGAGAACTGCGGCCGCATCCTGGTCCGTGCGGCGGACTCGGGCATCTGA
- a CDS encoding DUF4352 domain-containing protein has product MTTPYPGQQPEQPYGGQPQQPYGQQPGYGYPQQPPAYGQQPPPAYGQQPPPPYGQQPPPPYGYPAPPPQPQPQKSNAGKIIGFGCGGIVLLSLVLFACGAVFTGAAKSGAKKDTPITVPTAPGASSAPNAAPMQPAPGNSDAPAGTADKNADVTLTASPTPFKPSVLAQSGDYTSVQVTIVNNSAKQVDVNVFYFEVTGDDGTRRQIELAAAEDQIDTVKLAKGEKATGTITVKGKITAKTVTFRNGFVGKSYTAPVK; this is encoded by the coding sequence ATGACCACCCCTTACCCAGGCCAGCAGCCGGAGCAGCCCTACGGCGGGCAGCCGCAGCAGCCGTACGGTCAGCAGCCCGGCTACGGATACCCCCAGCAGCCCCCGGCCTACGGCCAGCAGCCCCCGCCGGCGTACGGCCAGCAGCCCCCGCCGCCCTACGGGCAGCAGCCCCCGCCGCCCTACGGCTACCCGGCCCCGCCGCCGCAGCCGCAGCCGCAGAAGAGCAACGCCGGCAAGATCATCGGCTTCGGCTGCGGCGGCATCGTCCTGCTGTCGCTGGTCCTCTTCGCCTGCGGCGCGGTGTTCACCGGCGCCGCCAAGAGCGGTGCCAAGAAGGACACCCCGATCACGGTGCCCACCGCGCCCGGCGCCTCCTCGGCCCCCAACGCGGCGCCGATGCAGCCCGCGCCCGGGAACTCCGACGCCCCGGCCGGGACGGCCGACAAGAACGCCGACGTGACGCTGACCGCCTCGCCGACCCCCTTCAAGCCCAGCGTCCTGGCCCAGAGCGGCGACTACACCTCCGTCCAGGTGACCATCGTCAACAACTCCGCCAAGCAGGTCGACGTCAACGTCTTCTACTTCGAGGTGACGGGGGACGACGGCACGCGCAGGCAGATCGAACTGGCGGCGGCCGAGGACCAGATCGACACCGTCAAGCTCGCCAAGGGGGAGAAGGCCACCGGGACCATCACGGTCAAGGGCAAGATCACCGCGAAGACGGTCACCTTCAGGAACGGCTTCGTCGGCAAGTCGTACACCGCCCCGGTGAAGTAG
- a CDS encoding Nif3-like dinuclear metal center hexameric protein, whose protein sequence is MPRLSEVIAALDALWPPSRAEEWDAVGTVCGDPDAEVTRVLFAVDPVQEIVDEAVKLGADLVVTHHPLYLRGTTTVAAGTFKGRVVHTLIRNDIALHVAHTNADTADPGVSDALAGALDLRVTGPLVPDPTDPAGRRGLGRICELDHPETLREFAARAAARLPRTAQGIRAAGDPDALIRTVAVSGGSGDSLFAQVRAAGVDAFLTADLRHHPVSEAREQSPLALVDAAHWATEWPWCEQAAAQLDAISERHGWGLRTHVSRTVTDPWTAHAPSATPPSSASGAPN, encoded by the coding sequence GTGCCCCGTCTCTCTGAAGTCATCGCCGCGCTGGACGCTCTGTGGCCCCCCTCGCGGGCCGAGGAGTGGGACGCCGTCGGCACCGTCTGCGGCGACCCCGATGCCGAGGTCACCCGGGTGCTGTTCGCCGTCGACCCCGTACAGGAGATCGTCGACGAGGCGGTGAAGCTCGGCGCCGACCTGGTCGTCACCCACCACCCCCTCTACCTGCGCGGCACCACCACCGTCGCCGCGGGCACCTTCAAGGGCCGTGTCGTGCACACCCTGATCAGGAACGACATCGCCCTGCACGTGGCCCACACCAACGCCGACACCGCCGACCCCGGCGTCTCCGACGCCCTCGCCGGCGCCCTCGACCTGCGTGTCACCGGCCCCCTCGTGCCCGATCCGACCGACCCGGCGGGCCGCCGCGGCCTGGGCCGCATCTGCGAGCTCGACCACCCCGAGACCCTGCGCGAGTTCGCCGCCCGCGCCGCCGCCCGGCTGCCGCGCACCGCGCAGGGCATTCGCGCCGCCGGCGACCCGGACGCGCTGATCCGCACCGTCGCCGTCAGCGGCGGCTCCGGCGACAGCCTCTTCGCGCAGGTCCGCGCCGCCGGCGTGGACGCCTTCCTCACCGCCGACCTGCGCCACCACCCGGTGTCCGAGGCCCGCGAGCAGAGCCCGCTCGCCCTCGTCGACGCCGCGCACTGGGCCACCGAGTGGCCCTGGTGCGAGCAGGCCGCCGCGCAGCTCGACGCGATCTCCGAGCGCCACGGCTGGGGTCTGCGGACCCACGTCTCGCGCACGGTCACCGACCCCTGGACGGCGCACGCGCCGTCCGCCACACCCCCTTCTAGTGCCTCTGGAGCCCCCAACTGA